The DNA segment GAGAGTGCAATGGCTGGGAAGCACGCCGGCATGCGATTGGCCTCCCCATAGCTGAACCTGTCGGGTATGGGCACTCAGGCAAGTTAGCTGCCCGCTGCGACCGCAACACTGCGGTGAGGTGTTCATGTAgttagccaaagaaaccttgatggACTCTGACAGAAGAGAAATGGCCGCCCAAGTCCCGTGCAGCCCTTAAACGGGCAGTGGGTGCTAAGAATCTCACGgtctcctaattcttttattcatgctgAAAATGCTATCAAAATTGGCAATTAGACCGTGAGAACGCTCTATCAGGATAGCAAAAATTGAAGAGTTGGcggcagtttttcaaagttatcaATTACAGTAGATATTTTTGCTGTGACAGAGACAAGATTAACTGGGGTCGATAAATTGGATTTGGGGAATAACTCACGTTTGTTGACGTCTAGCCGACGGGATGCAATGCAATATCAGGGAGTAGGATTGCTGTTGGGATGCCAGGCAAAGAAGGATCTGTGTGAATGGGATCCTATGGACGAGCGATTGTTGTACGCTCGGTTCAAGTCAGATCACGGTAACATCAGTCTGTTTGTGTGTCATGCACCCGCTaatgatgcacctgatgaaaggaaagttGCACTTtatggaaagctgcaggaaggagtgggaagagttgctagacatgttttgatttgtattggaAACTTCAGTGCAGTAATGGGCTGCTCGAATGAGCGATTTGAGGCTTGCGTGGGTAAGATGGGTTTCATCTTAACTGTCTATCTTTTTGCAGTTTTGCTATCTTCTTTAGGGGTCCTAATTTCGAATACTGAGGACGGGCAGGGCCAGGGGAAGGGCTTATAGCATACTGACGAGCGAGAGTTATGCTTTCCCAGAATTGATTTTGGCAACATTCGAATAAGCACACTCAAAACTAACAGTtgcatggacacacacacacacacacacacatatatatatatatatatatatatatatatatatatatatatatatatatatatatatatatatatatatatatagcctatatatatatatatactgtatatatatatatatatgtatgtatgtatgtataattatatatatatatgtatatgtgtgtatgtattatgtatatatatatatatatatatatatatatatatatatatatatatatatatatatatatatatatataatatataaactatatatatatacatattatatatatatatatatatttatatatatatatatatatatatatatatatatatatatatgtgtgtgtgtgtgtgtgtgtgtgtgtctgcgtgtgtaaTCCTTAGCTCCGGTTACGCTTATTCGAATATTACTAAAGATTAACTTTCTGaagagttaatttttggtaaatataaatGAAGCGTAATGTAGTaaagtgtttaaatttttctgTACGTCAGAACTTAGAGTAAGGAAATAACATTATTACATTACAGaaaccctcattttttttttgtgattatgaACAGGGTCCGTTGTTGAATTATCATTTGACTTTCAAGTTGGTAACTGGAATGAAGTGTTCGTgattttttctaatgaaaaatgCCTTTTCCAGCAATACCTGAAGTTTTTTGTTGACAATCCCATATATTGTCAAAGCTCCTCGATGCTTTGGGTTAGACAGCATATAGAGTAGATTTTATAATCTTGAAGACTGGTTAAAAAGTTCACTTTTCTTCAGTACAAGATACCCTACTATTCATTGACAGAGAGGTAATATATACCCACGCTGtatgtagttcttcattggtggggtgggtagagctctcggctagcatgctgttggcccagcgttcggctctccgaccggccaatgaagaattagaggaatttatttctggtgatagaaattcatttctcgtcataatgtggttcggattccacaataagctgtaggtcccgttgccaggtaaccagttggttcttagccacgtagaataaatctaatccttcgggccaattctaggagagctattaatcagctcagtggtctggtttaaactaaggcatacttaacttctttgtatttttttttttatggaactcaTTAATGAATAACGTTTCCTCATATATTAACGACGAGTTTTTATGGggttagaacaaaaaaaaataagcaaaaacgtTCTCTTTTTATTGCCTATATCTCATCAAGAGCGAAATTGGATGGCGGCTTTAGCAACAAAAAGGTGCCGGAATGGTCAATGGACGTCCAGAATGTGGACGAAAACGAGAGGGTTATATCGTACCTATAAAAATAATGTCGCACCTCGTTGCGAAGCCATAATAGTTTGCAGGGCGTTGCTCTTCCCTTGCATAAGTCATTGCATTTCTCAGGGACTCTAGTCGTGAATGGGATTCTGTCTTAGGGCTCATAGACGTTAGTTAGTATTGACAATATCTCTTTGATTAGCCGTCATGAAATGAACCACATATCCCTTAAAATGCCTGTTATTATAAACATTCGTCTTCGAATAAAGCTCCAGTGTATTGCTGAAAAGTTTGACAGCCTggagatgaataaatataaaaactgaaatagcaGTGCTCATCTATTTTCACTCTAATTTACATGAGATTTTTCTCGACATCATGGAACCCTGCTCTTagtattaagatatatatatatataaatatatatatatatatatatatatatatatatatatatatatatatatatatatatatatatatatatatatatatatatatatatatatagatatagtgtgtgtgtatgtatgtatattgtatgtgtgtatgtttgggcAGCACGAGATTAGAATCGGTGGTGAAAATGCGCATTAGCTCATTACACATTGCTTCCGGGGATTTGAATTCGCATAGCAAAATAGGCCATTCGATCTTTGATTCCTTTGTTCCCCTTTCCTGCGACTATCCTATGCGAACGTAGGATAGCAAAACCAACACTAACCACAGTGTTTACAAAGAAGACACAGCACGAGGGTACGTTATGCATGAAGAACTAGTTTCGTGGTTCAGCTCCCACCGCTATCTCAGTGTCTCCAGGAATGGCGACACAGCTCTACCCACCTCCAGTGTGGGGCATCGTCTAACCCCCATGCCTGACCCACATCGACCTTTCattagttttatctttattttgagcGAACGTCACATCTCTGGGAGACTGCATAATGCCGGCGTGATTCTCGTAAAAAAGcgagcaataaaaaaaagcgcTTTCGTCATTAGTGTTATCGGTAACGGGGCGCGCTGAAAGGAATGTCTTTCCCGATAACGATCATACCCAAAAGGCTCTTATTATTCCATGAGATTGTATTCTTCTTTTGTTAAATGTATTCTTCTTTTGTTAATCAGTCAGCGTTTCACATTGTTAGTTGTTacgtattttattcctttattgtaattatgttttagtttttctgtagtATCATGAAGCACAAGTCCGGTTTTTCATTGAAGTTTTTTCTTGCAGGTAATTAGTCcgtgattatattatatatatatatatatatatatatatatatatatatatatatatatatatatatatatatatatttttagccatCCTACATTCTGCCTCACTttaaatgtttcataattttgcaGAAACCTACAGGTCTGTATATTTCTCATCCCAATACTCTATGTTTTGTCTGGAAATCGTCTGTTTTCTGACTTTTCCTCTTTAATTCTCACGCCACTTCTTGATATTATTAATGTCTTGTAATTGACCTTATTGAGTGTTTTCCTCTATACGTTTTATCTGTTCAGTTTATCTTCATCTTTCATTGAAGTTTCTTTAATTCCACAAAATCCTCTTTCTtctcaacattttgtttttatcgcTTGTTCGACTTTTCTGCACTTCATCTTTAGTTTGCTTTCCCTTATTCATCTTCCCAGTAGTATCACTGTTAGAATAATGAATCACACGACGTGATTCTCATCTACAGTGGTTGAAGTTGCTGAGAAATTTACCCGGAAGCAACGTCAGCAATTGAGACAATAGTATTCCCATacgggaaaaatctatttctttaacTGATGAAGTTAACATCTAGGAAGCTTCATCCTCTAACACAAATTCATTTATTGAAAATAGATATCAACAATAACTTCTTTCTCGGAATTTGTATCGACGCTCGGTGCAACGTCTGGCCAACACACTATCACTGGATGAGTTACCTGACATTTGAATGCTGTAAGCCAGGTACATTTTCCGTTAATGGAATTACAGAGAAAGTGTAATTTTCATTGTCGTGGCTGGCTCAGGTTAGCTAGTTTTGCACCAGCACAGACCCTTTCCCTAATTTTGGTAAGGtctgaaagagaatatgataccTGATGTGGACTTCGGAAATCTGAGCAGCCAACGGAGGCCGATTTTTGTAGGTCGTTTTCTTTCCGCCTTGCGAAAGCTACTTGTCACGATCATTCCAAACTCGGTAGCATTTGGTAACTGTTGTGGCATCATATTTTGATTGTTAAAGTCCGTATCCAAAACGAGAAACCAGACTTTGCAAAAATATTGTGTGAAAAAACTGAGTGCCAGTAATACTGGTTTGAATTGGCACTGAAACAAAACGattcaatgaaaactaaatattCATTTGACGGAATTTATTCATCAGATTTAGGATTTAGGATCCGTTAAGCTGTCTGGATTTTATAATGACGGGAATACACACTTAAAATCGAGTCTAAATGACAGGAAACAACACTGAAACAACATTTTTACGTCTGTTGACAACCATTTATTCATCTTATGTCAAATAACAGTCATTTGTACTtattttataacaacaacaacgatatCAATAGAAAAATAACCTTCTAACCGGCGTCAGacattgaaaacaataaatactgtacaaaatGTGTTTGAGAAAACTGTACAAAAATTTTAAGATTGCGAGAagcgaaaataaacaaagaactgaCAGAAAATCGAGAAGAGCGAAATCGTAAGAATGAAGGTCTGGAtgtcatgaaataaaagaacgggaaacaaaaatgaaacaaaacagatAAGTTTTAAGTAGAAACTGGAAGAAGGGACAAAGCCAGACCAGATTCAAAGAACGGAAGGCATAACATATAACAAAGGGATATcacttaaatagaataaataaataaataaataaataaataggcttTTACAGTTAAGACGCAGCATCAGCTTACATTGACAAGCAGATGATTCAGTAATTAAATGACTGTAAAACTAAGAAAATCTCGAGGGCACATTCAAGTATAAAATGTGGGAATCCGGTCTTCATTTTGCGGTTATTCAGTAACTTGAACAACTTCTGGAAATGAAAACATCAACATCATCAGCAACAACGAAAaacatcattaaatatataaaaaacagtaacAATAGCAACGGTAACAATAACATATAAGGCTGGTTGCTCATACAAAGCACAAACAATAAGCTATAAATGAGCTATAAATATGTTTAGATATTCAGCTGGATTCTTTGATAAGTGAATTTATCAGTACAATGCaagtatatgtttctctctctctcaccttcaacgtaatattttacaaaagttaaaaacatatttcttgtaggaaatatttcaaaagttatttaGGTATTCCTCAAGAGAAACTGTGAAACGTCTCTTATCGtggatttttttcctcatttcaacTCCACTACATTTGTGATAATCAGTTTATCAGAATATCAGCTACAGTACAAGTCTGGGTAACTTGAAAAGGCATATCATCTCAGATATATAAACTATCAATTaaactaaaacatatatatcataacatgTAGTATGGATACCGTACATTGATGAGAATAAGACATACATTTACTGAAAACAATTATAAGAATTGAGTATTGCAGTTTGCAGGCAGTCTTCAAAAATGTCTGTGTATTAAACGTTTGCAATCAAAATTAAcgttttgtaattgtaataaattaCACTTGCTAGATGCCGTTTCATTCTACGTAATGAATACTAGCATTTATCAAACTGCTTTGTCCTAAGACGAAAccgccaatttaaaaaaaaagtaagtcatTCTGTTCTTTACAAACGAATCAGAATGACATGGCAAGTCTTGAcggcattttatatatagtattgcACTTCAGTAACTTGAATCTATTATGGAGCGTGGATTCGCATTCGCAAGGTGCGAGATTCGATCCCCGTTTTCCGCGCGCCTGTGTACCCAACTACCCGACTGTGGCTGGGTATGAGCGTCAAGCCGGGAGTCAAAATCTGGCCTATAAATCTGTCACTCTTGTAGCTTCCTGAAATTTATTGCAGTGGTTTTTCAGTCTGCTTCTTTGCCTTATAAACACTTTATTGAACGTTTTTTTCCGCGGgtgaatatattttccttttttcattacaCAAACTACTTTCCACTATAAAATGGCACTTCTTGGTACACGCGGAATAAAGGAAGATAAATGCATTTGGCAAAGGCAATCGTGATTGTTCACATCCAGTGTTAGTTTGTATCATTTTGAGTATGAGGGGTAAATGAAACGGACTTGACTAAAGCACGCAATCTGTCACAACATTACCCGAGACCAATAGGCCAGGGACATTAGTGCCTAGTTAGTCATCGAGTCACGACGTATATGACAGGCTTGGGAGAGTAAGAGAACTCAGAGTATTGTCGTCGTATATGAATACTGCGGAGTAGATCCTATTCTTAGGAATGATCTTAACAGTAATTACAACTTGTTCTTAGAATCTACACAGGAAACACAGTAGATATTGAAATGAATTAATGTATGCATGTGCACAGATATATGGCAGGACGAAtcagtaaacaaaatgaaagcaaGACAATGCAGATAATTACAATAGAATTACTTCTGTTAAGCGGGGCTGCTTGACGAGGAAAATGTACCAGGAAACGTACATACTGGTTCAAATGGTGAATCTATGCTACAGAAATATGTTCATCCCATGACGTGGACCGAGGCAGCTAAGACTGCTAGTGGAGAAGTAGTATGGAGTACTAAGATGGCCTCCCGTCCGTATACATGTATGGTTCGCAAACCTGCGCCACCACaaactctttctccttcttcattcACGCCACCGACGTGTAAGAAGTGTGTGGTGCATTCTGGGTCACTTGGGATGTAAGCCGCCCACACCAATATTGTCAGACCTTTTCCTCCCCTAGGCCCAACTACGTGCCACGCTGATGGCTTGTGCTGCGTGCCTGGCCACCCCACTATCATGGCCGGCAGAGCAACGTCGACGTTCCAAACTCCTTGATGGTCCACAAACTCATACTCTAACTGGAATCCTGTCTTCACATCCGTGCTACCTCCCATGAAAGTGATCACAGATGGTACATCCAAGAGAATATAATAAGGGTACGTGCTTCCTGTCAATGAAACATTGTGAGTTgcgtctgttaagttgaggtaaTCAGTTTCTGGTAAAAGATCTATGTACTTCACTTCGATTAGCATCGCTGACCGAGACGTCCAGGTGCATGTCATTGGCCCATGAAATGGGTCTGGGTGGTTTGGAGAAGACAAAGTGCCAGTGGGACTGTCATTACTTATTTCACCCCCACATCCTCCAGCTCTGAATCTGAATTCTATTGGCGGCAGCGCAGGAGTGTTAATCAACAGTAACAAATCTTGCGTGGTCATGACAACTGGCAATAAGTCATTGTTGCAGTATACTTCACCCTGGCTCAAGAAACCTTTGTCAGAAAGAATCACACTGCCCTCCTTACACTCACTTGTGTCAGGGATGCGACGCACACTGTCTGACCTCCTCTTTGCAAGTGGTTCAAGCAACATTACTTTACCTTCACTTGGCCTCACACGAAACAGACAATAGTCAGTGTTTGGGAAAAAATCGAGCGTTGAGATAGTTCCTTCTCCCACTACTGCTGTGTCAATATCAGCACCACAGCCTGACACAGTTGCTCTCACTTCAAACTGGAAACCATCACTCACTCCTCTGGAATCAGATTTGAATATCACTCGCAGCTGATTTCCAACACTGGTGATCACTGATCCATTAACGGACCCTGTAAAAGAATATATTCGATTGTGGCTATATAAGGGATCAATGACCTCTAATTTATCAGATGCATGAAGttccaatttctttattttcattcggATTCTGTCACtgatatttgtaatatttgtttCAATCTGCCAAATGCACTCTGTATAAGTAGGATACACATTGCCATAGCCAGGCGATTCTATTATAATTGGTGACTCATCTTTCAGTGTAATAATACCACCGCAATCAAGAACATTGTATCCAATCTTGTATCCTTCATACTCATTATTACTTCTGGTTTTGAACTTTATAGAAAATGGAGTATCCATCAGCAAAGTATAGGGAGTGGTGTTATCCTTGCAGGATGAATAATAGTTTCAGCTCCTTCTTTCACTATAGTAAGAGTATCCAGGGATGTGTTCAATGGGATATCAATGTTTTGAAATTCCAGAGCAACCGTCCGATTAAGATCACTACCTTCAAATTTAACATCACAAGATAATCCAGCTGGATATGTATTCAAGTTTTTGGATGTGGGTGTGACGATTACTCCTTGACTACCAGGTCCTACAATGAGGCACGTGGTACACAGGTCTGTAACTGGCAGGTCTTTCATTACCTGCACTACAAAGCTAACTGTTCTTGGAAAAGGTTCTACGATGACTAGAAATTCTTTTTTGGTCGCCAATGACGTGATTAAATCCTTTGATAACTCTCGTAATGACTGGAATGATCCGTCTGCAGATACGCTGATCGTGTTTAAGGCTCTTTTACTTGATGTTGCAATGTCAAGAGCTATTCTGTTACCATCGCTTTTAAACCTAAAGACGCAAGTGGTTTTATGGTCCAGTGATTTTGATTTCAAGATGATCTTATCATCCCCAACGTTAAATGTTGAGCCACAGGTAAATTTGACCGGATTGATCAGTACCATATAGCTATTGGCATTTTCTGATGATGGTACGATAGGATTTATTGTGAATTCGGAACTGGTTGTTATATAAGTCTTCTTCCAATCAGATGAGCATAGTTTGGTAGCTGTGCCTTCTTCAGTATCCAGAATTTTCACAGGACATGTGATTTGAGGCAAAGAGAGTAAGGTGTACCTTACAGCCaatctttcctttttgttttgtgacCTCTTGATTGTAATGGGACAAGAGGATATGCCACCGTTGGTAACAATCAAAGGCCTTTTCTTAACTTCCAGTTCAGTTCCGCACTCAGAGTACGTAGCATAAGCATTAACATGAATGACAGCTCTCTCCTCACTGCTCACGACCATGTATCTATCTGATGGGTCAATGAAATTTATTGTCCTTGCGTTATAGCTGAACAGCTCGTTATACACGCCTGTCTGAGATATGCGAACATTACTTACGCGTTTAAAATCAAGAACTAGAGTACTGTTTTTCCCTCTGACAACCCAGACGCATTCTTCTTCGTTCTTTGAGACACGCAGATTTATGCTGGTTCCCGGGGCTAGGACTGTATTTCCGCCACAGTGAGATGAAGCCATTCCTCTTACTTCAATCTCAAATTCTCTTGCTGAATcataaaaatcagaagaaaactgGAATTTGATATTGTTACCAGCCGTCATGATCGATTCGCCTTCCATGTTCCCACAGTACCACTCGGTGTTGTTAATGAATTTATCTGTAATCGACAAATAGTCACCTTCAGTACAAGGTAGTTTGTGCTCCAAAccgaatttcttaaaaattatcttGAATCTTTCAACAGAGGTTTCTCTAACGTCGATATCACAGACTGTAAAACCTGGATAGACATATGGAAGTGGTGGAGATTTGAGTGTCCAGACATATCTTTGTGTCTTGGTTAGtacacatttattttctctcattctctgtaTTCTCGCGTAGATGGAATAACCTTCATAAACAAACACGTTGCGAGAGTCACTTTCAAAATATAGTTTTAGTACCTGGCTCTTGGTTCTGTAACTTTCCTCTTTCAGGGTGCCACAGTAAGTCCTGTTGAAATTCTGCCCTTCGTCGATTATCGTCAATGAATCAAATCCGCACTCGGAATGTTCTTCAACATCAAATTTTATGAACTGTAGTTTAATGATATATTCTTCTCCCATGTCATGTTGCAATGTAATGAGGCATCTTGCATTGTCATCATAACCATTCGGGTACTTACTGGAATTGATGATGAAAGAAGCATTTTCTTTCATGTCAATGGTGGTGTTACAAAGCCTAACCTTCTTGACAGGGAAAACCTGAAATTGGGCTCCGGGCTGAAACTCGTCCTTCCTCAGTACATTTTCGGCAAACGAGACAGAGAACACTTTTGAAACGTACACTTTCTTGATGTCAAAGGGTTCCATCGCACCAAAACTTTCTGTCGTAACCCTCAGCATGTCTTGGAGTGCTTTCTCTCCAAAATAATTGACCAGTTCAAGGGACACGGCTGACTTTGAGGTGATGAGCCAGTGGCACCTTGAACCTACTATGCTTGCTGGAGTTGTGAAGAGAAACGTCTCGTTACCAATGATGTCATAGAGACCTCCACAGGTTGTTTTCAGTCCCAAGACCTGCAACTTAAACCCCTTCCTTGTGATAGTGTCATCACTGTTGAAGTTGATCGTCAAAGAATTACTCATGGAGAGTATCAGAGGGTCATATTTATCGCCACAGAATACCTTTGATGCACCGACTGCATGGTCAGTAATCGAAAGGTAATCGTTAATGCAGGTCCCTTGCTCAATGGCAAAGTCTAGAATATTCAGTTGAATCTGATCAAAATTTGTACCTAACTGTGCAATGATTGTCCACGTGCATCTGGCACCGTTTGGATAATTATTTGGATAGTCTGGAGAGGTTATAATCTGACTTTCATTGAGAGTGATGACTCCCCCACACTCAGTTTTCGACACGACCCTCTTGTTTGGTGACCAGTTAGAGTCATTTTTGTAGTCGGCTGGGTTAATCGCTTGCAAGGAATGGTCGCCATAATTGGTTATAAATTCATCGATGAATCTCTCTAATAATGACGATTTCTGCTCATGGTTCGTGGAAGTTTCACCGGCGTTAGTTGATGCTCCTTGGAAGTTGTCAACCCTGTCCACATTATTTCTGATAGAAATGCGTTTCTGGTTTCTGTCAGACAGTTTCATTTCGAGGTTAGAATTCGTGTCTATGCTTCTGCCGCGGCTTTCATCAAGGGTCAGTAATTCTACCTCGTCACTCTCCAGTCCTTCGAGGCCGTCGAATTCCAGTAACCTTGATCCTTCGATTCTTCTGTTCGACTGCTCAGTCTGGCTGTGAGCTCCACTCTCTTCGTCTGGAACTTCGAAAGATGTCGATGGCAATGGCTGGTTCTCTGCGATCTCTTGTGAGATGACGTTTGGGATAAATGCCCAgtctgaaaatagataaaaagatacgTATCAGTTATATTGAACAAGTATATAAATCTTGTACTTGAGGTTGTTAAACAAACCCATGATTGcaaaagtatatgtataaataaatataaactttattatctatatataccaCTTAGGTTGGTTTTCTATTAAAATAGTGAGcggttacaaaaatatttaaatgaatataaatttagttACGAACCATAAATATTTATCACAGAGTAAATATGATAAAtcttatgattaatttttttccaaagcgAACGGTAATTTTTATTTGCCCGTAAGCAAAGCTTTTGAAATCTATTTTATTAGTTAGTTATGAATTACATGGAAAATTGGCATCAACAAGGTTGGTGATTAcagatatttatacacacacacagacacatatatatacatatatatatatatatatatatatatatatatatatatatatatatatatatatatatataaatatatatatatatatatatatatatatatatatatatatatatatatatgtgtgtgtgtgtgtgtgt comes from the Macrobrachium rosenbergii isolate ZJJX-2024 chromosome 3, ASM4041242v1, whole genome shotgun sequence genome and includes:
- the LOC136827441 gene encoding LOW QUALITY PROTEIN: cubilin-like (The sequence of the model RefSeq protein was modified relative to this genomic sequence to represent the inferred CDS: inserted 1 base in 1 codon), whose amino-acid sequence is MDDKLHLLRRTACCLLILYWAFIPNVISQEIAENQPLPSTSFEVPDEESGAHSQTEQSNRRIEGSRLLEFDGLEGLESDEVELLTLDESRGRSIDTNSNLEMKLSDRNQKRISIRNNVDRVDNFQGASTNAGETSTNHEQKSSLLERFIDEFITNYGDHSLQAINPADYKNDSNWSPNKRVVSKTECGGVITLNESQIITSPDYPNNYPNGARCTWTIIAQLGTNFDQIQLNILDFAIEQGTCINDYLSITDHAVGASKVFCGDKYDPLILSMSNSLTINFNSDDTITRKGFKLQVLGLKTTCGGLYDIIGNETFLFTTPASIVGSRCHWLITSKSAVSLELVNYFGEKALQDMLRVTTESFGAMEPFDIKKVYVSKVFSVSFAENVLRKDEFQPGAQFQVFPVKKVRLCNTTIDMKENASFIINSSKYPNGYDDNARCLITLQHDMGEEYIIKLQFIKFDVEEHSECGFDSLTIIDEGQNFNRTYCGTLKEESYRTKSQVLKLYFESDSRNVFVYEGYSIYARIQRMRENKCVLTKTQRYVWTLKSPPLPYVYPGFTVCDIDVRETSVERFKIIFKKFGLEHKLPCTEGDYLSITDKFINNTEWYCGNMEGESIMTAGNNIKFQFSSDFYDSAREFEIEVRGMASSHCGGNTVLAPGTSINLRVSKNEEECVWVVRGKNSTLVLDFKRVSNVRISQTGVYNELFSYNARTINFIDPSDRYMVVSSEERAVIHVNAYATYSECGTELEVKKRPLIVTNGGISSCPITIKRSQNKKERLAVRYTLLSLPQITCPVKILDTEEGTATKLCSSDWKKTYITTSSEFTINPIVPSSENANSYMVLINPVKFTCGSTFNVGDDKIILKSKSLDHKTTCVFRFKSDGNRIALDIATSSKRALNTISVSADGSFQSLRELSKDLITSLATKKEFLVIVEPFPRTVSFVVQVMKDLPVTDLCTTCLIVGPGSQGVIVTPTSKNLNTYPAGLSCDVKFEGSDLNRTVALEFQNIDIPLNTSLDTLTIVKEGAETIIHPARITPLPXTLLMDTPFSIKFKTRSNNEYEGYKIGYNVLDCGGIITLKDESPIIIESPGYGNVYPTYTECIWQIETNITNISDRIRMKIKKLELHASDKLEVIDPLYSHNRIYSFTGSVNGSVITSVGNQLRVIFKSDSRGVSDGFQFEVRATVSGCGADIDTAVVGEGTISTLDFFPNTDYCLFRVRPSEGKVMLLEPLAKRRSDSVRRIPDTSECKEGSVILSDKGFLSQGEVYCNNDLLPVVMTTQDLLLLINTPALPPIEFRFRAGGCGGEISNDSPTGTLSSPNHPDPFHGPMTCTWTSRSAMLIEVKYIDLLPETDYLNLTDATHNVSLTGSTYPYYILLDVPSVITFMGGSTDVKTGFQLEYEFVDHQGVWNVDVALPAMIVGWPGTQHKPSAWHVVGPRGGKGLTILVWAAYIPSDPECTTHFLHVGGVNEEGERVCGGAGLRTIHVYGREAILVLHTTSPLAVLAASVHVMG